A window of Thermoproteus sp. genomic DNA:
TGATAGCATCGAGGATGCTATAAGTTTCAATTCTTTCTTAGATTCTTCACGAGCTCCTCCCGCCTAGGGAATCCCCGCCACCTCCCGGATTCGCGTTTCAATTCTTTCTTAGATTCTTCAAGTGGCTGAAGAGTTGAAAGAACGTGTTGTGAAAGTGCTTACAAAGTTTCAATTCTTTCTTAGATTCTTCGCTACCGTTGTAGTAGTACGCCCTCACCACAAACTCGCTGTTTCAATTCTTTCTTAGATTCTTCTAGGTTTTACATAGTGGGGGGAGCCGTTCGTAATTGGGTCTTGTTTCAATTCTTTCTTAGATTCTTCTAACTCCGGCGGCGGCCGGGGCGCAGGCCACGTTGAAGCTGTTTCAATTCTTTCTTAGATTCTTCGGCTCACCTGTACCGGGCCCCCGGCACGTAAAAATGTTGTTTCAATTCTTTCTTAGATTCTTCTTCTATACAAACGTGAGCACAACTGCGGCTGTCCAATCGTTTCAATTCTTTCTTAGATTCTTCCCGCTGTGAGGACGGCCTCTTGCACCGCGAGATGATAGAGTTTCAATTCTTTCTTAGATTCTTCTGAGAGTATTTATCTGGGATCTACGAACTCTCTCCTTTATAAATTTTACCTCGACGTCAAACCGGCCGAGAAGGGGCGGGGAAGCCGGCCACATGGGAAGACCGCACATTTCAAACGGCTGGGTAGGTAGCTAAACGAGATCTACTTTTTATAGTTTTATATAAAATAGGCCGCGTGGCGTATTCGCGCGTTGGTTCCAATTAGATATATAGAAAGCAGATTCTATATATTTTTTAAATAATGTTTGATTTTATTTGTATATTTATCCAGAGGCATGAAAAGTCTTGCTCAATTTTTGTCAGTGGAGCCTTTACTTATCTCCTCTCTTGTTTTCTGTAAAGGCAGTATCGGCTGTAGCCGCAGATATGGCATCTGTCGGCCACATATGGGGGGTCGCCGCCCCTATAGATCTTGACGACCTCGCGGACTATGCGGAGGAGGGACTCGCGGAGCTCTGGGGTGTTGGCGACTCTGTACGTCCTGTCTTTCACCAAAAGGCCGTACTTGACGGGGCCCGCCGCCTCGGCCATCCACATGTAGGCCGCCAGCTGGTAGACGTCGGCGGACGTGGCGGGGCCCGTGGGCGCCTTCACCTCAATGGGCACCAGCGAGCCGCTTCTGTCTCTGGCCAGATAGTCCACTACGCCCCTCAGCGGAGGCCTCTCCAGGGGGACCTCGGCCCTGACCTCTACGAACTGCTCCGCGAGGCCTCGAGGTAGCTCGCCGCGCTCCGCGAGGTACTCGGCGGGAGGCTCCCCGTGGCCTATACGCTTCGCCGCGATGACCGCTGGGCAGAAGAGGAAGTGCTTCACGTCGGTGGGGGTTATATAAACGGTAGGTTTGGGCGTTTTTCATTTTTGAGGAGGTGTCCAGACTGGCGGAATATGCGGCGAGGATGCCCAGACAGGTCTCCGAGGAGCTCAGAGGGTGGAGCGAGCCGCCCCTCCTGCACACATCCTCCGTATTCCTCACGGTGTCGGAGGCGACGTATCAAGTGTGCCCCACCGGGCGCGACGTCTGCCTGAAGAGGGTGGCGAGGGTCAAGCCGGCGCCTCCCCCCGAGGTGGGCTACGTGGTGCACGCCGCCTATTCGGCCTCCGTGTCTGCGGCGAAGATGTTGGCTCTCTCCGGCGTCGCGTCGGGGCAGGACTTCCTCGACTCCATGAGGGCGAGGTTTGAGGAGTTCGTCCACGGTCTCTGCGCGTTGTATGTTGGCGCCGGCCTCCCCTGGACGAGCCGCCTCAGCCCCGCCTCGACGTCTCGCTTAAGGGCGGTAGAGCTGGGGCCTATGAACGCAGACCTCTGCACTCTGACCAGCCCTCTGGACTTCAGAAAGTCGGCGACCTTCAGCCTCAGCTCGTCGTCGGAAATGTCGTAAATCACGAGGAGGTACAGCTCCACACGGCTGGGCCGCCGCAACTTTAAAAATTTTTAGGCGGGGACATTATAAAATGGCCCTGATGCATTACTTAACAAAAAGGTTTCATGCCTCTGGGTAAAGTTATAAAAAATATAAAAATATATAAAAATTTAAAAACACGTAACTCTTTTCAAACATAAAAACTGAGGTCAGCTGGGAGGAGGCCGGCGTCTTGTAAGACAAATTATCTTAAAAATCTAGGCAATATTTATAAACTTACCCAGCAGTTTGAAAAGCCCGACGGATGGGAGCCGGATCGCACCTCTCGCCGTGGTGTCAACTTGACGTTGGAGTAAAATTTATAAAGGGGGGAGTTCGTAGAACTCGGATAAAAACTCTCAGAAGAATCTAAGAAAGAATTGAAACTCGGTCTCGCCGGCGGGCCTCGCTCCGACCATTTGGGAAGAATCTAAGAAAGAATTGAAACCCTATTAGATTAGTCAATTGAGCGGCTATATTGGCAGTATCGGAAGAATCTAAGAAAGAATTGAAACTACATGTGGTTAGGGGTCCGCGTGGCGGGGAGTATGCCTATGGAAGAATCTAAGAAAGAATTGAAACCCAATGGCAAAAACACGACTTCCACCGCTATATAACACGCCGAAGAATCTAAGAAAGAATTGAAACGATGCCTTGAAGACCTGCGGCCTGACTGGCCTGGCCGCCGCGAAGAATCTAAGAAAGAATTGAAACCGTTATTTTCTTTTTCATCCTCCCTTTTTAGGAAGGGGAGTTGAAGAATCTAAGAAAGAATTGAAACTGAGAGAGCGACGAAACAGATGATATGTAGAACGCGTTCTCGGGAAGAATCTAAGAAAGAATTGAAACTAAACTTTATACTCTCCTGACACATATCTATCGCCTTTTTTGAAGAATCTAAGAAAGAATTGAAACATATAGACGACACCGACGCGTTCATTGATCGCAACTATTTTACGAAGAATCTAAGAAAGAATTGAAATTCGTGACACTGAGCGCAGATTGCTGTGAGGGGTGGTGGGAAGAACCTAACGTTACTATATCGCCGTCAAGGGAGAATATAAGAAAGAATTGAAAGTTGGCGTGTAGACTTCGTCTAGGGGTTTTCCGGGATTCTGTGGGTGGAGAATCTAGGAAAGAATTGAAACGGGAATATATTCACGAGTATCGTGTCTCCGCTAAGGTCTCCGAAGAATCTAATAAAAACTGAGAAATAGAGCCATACAGATACCCGGAGGGCTGAGGCTGGCTGTGACGTGAGGGGTCTAGAGGGCTGGGCCGGCGTTGGGGACTGGGCACGCATGTTATGTGCCCGCTGGGTCGGTTCCGCGCGGCTCGGTTTTGGGCCTTCGGCGTGTTTTCTCCGTGTTGGTTTTTATTTGGCTTGTTTTTTGTGGTGTGAGGTTTTTGCGTTTGGGCTATTCTCTGGTGCCCGACTCGGACTTGGTGGTGCAGGCCCTCACGTCTAGGGTCTCTAAGCAGGTGGTGTTTCGCTGGCTGGGGGAGCTCCCGGTGGGGAGGTTCGAGGGGCCTGTGAAGTTTTCGTTTCTGTTTGATGGGGGCCGCCCTCTGTGGGGGGATGGCGAGGAGCCTGTGGTCCTCCGTGGGGGCGGCCGCTATAGGTTCTTCGTGGTGTTGGATCTGGAGCGCGTTGGGGAGGACTTGGCGCTTAGGTTCTACAGCCCGCCTTCGCGGGTCCAGCTCTATGGGGGCTACGCGTCGTTGGGGCTTGAGGAGGTCCTTCTGGAGACTGTGGAGCCTCTCGAGAGGGGGCGCTTCCTCTCGGCTAGGTTTGTGACTCCCGCCTTGTTGCAGTACCCCAAGCCGCCCCGGCTGAAGTCGCCCTCTGTCAACTCGCTGTATCCCCAGCCGCGTCTGGTGGTGCTGAATTTGGTCCAGCGGGCTCGGGCCTATG
This region includes:
- the cas4 gene encoding CRISPR-associated protein Cas4, which gives rise to MTPTDVKHFLFCPAVIAAKRIGHGEPPAEYLAERGELPRGLAEQFVEVRAEVPLERPPLRGVVDYLARDRSGSLVPIEVKAPTGPATSADVYQLAAYMWMAEAAGPVKYGLLVKDRTYRVANTPELRESLLRIVREVVKIYRGGDPPYVADRCHICGYSRYCLYRKQERR
- the cas2 gene encoding CRISPR-associated endonuclease Cas2 codes for the protein MELYLLVIYDISDDELRLKVADFLKSRGLVRVQRSAFIGPSSTALKRDVEAGLRRLVQGRPAPTYNAQRPWTNSSNLALMESRKSCPDATPERANIFAADTEAE
- the cas6 gene encoding CRISPR system precrRNA processing endoribonuclease RAMP protein Cas6, producing MRFLRLGYSLVPDSDLVVQALTSRVSKQVVFRWLGELPVGRFEGPVKFSFLFDGGRPLWGDGEEPVVLRGGGRYRFFVVLDLERVGEDLALRFYSPPSRVQLYGGYASLGLEEVLLETVEPLERGRFLSARFVTPALLQYPKPPRLKSPSVNSLYPQPRLVVLNLVQRARAYGVEAPLSLYVYAPFDLVESTHAVRPAAVYVGPHHAVGFVGPVLYRVNAPDRRWRWLSLLFSMARFIGVGRSTSMGFGWVEVSVIK